One genomic segment of Syngnathus typhle isolate RoL2023-S1 ecotype Sweden linkage group LG8, RoL_Styp_1.0, whole genome shotgun sequence includes these proteins:
- the LOC133158186 gene encoding otoraplin-like: MRHLLLLVVLCVGVLHQTSDAVLMDKLADNKICGDAECSYVLSMASALDDFIAPDCRFINLKKGQKVYVYSKLVPEEGSGVFWSGSVYSDRYVDQMGIIGYFPAPVVKETHTFREDTVQMPTTNTDFICT; the protein is encoded by the exons ATGCGACATCTGCTTCTTCTTGTTGTTCTTTGTGTGGGCGTGCTGCACCAAACCTCAGATGCCGTACTCATGGACAAGCTAGCAGACAACAAGATTTGTGGTGACGCAGAGTGTTCAT ATGTTCTCTCCATGGCCTCGGCCTTGGATGACTTCATAGCTCCGGACTGCAGATTCATCAACCTCAAGAAGGGTCAGAAGGTTTACGTGTATTCTAAACTGGTGCCAGAGGAGGGCAGTGGAGTCTTCTGGTCTGGAAGT GTGTACAGTGACCGCTATGTGGACCAGATGGGCATCATCGGATACTTTCCGGCCCCTGTGGTGAAGGAGACGCACACATTTAGAGAGGACACGGTCCAGATGCCTACAACA AACACGGATTTCATCTGCACATAA
- the gtpbp2a gene encoding GTP-binding protein 2 yields MEERVSELFASENGHDGSRTEVNLGNGCGRTSATKRASAKKKRANGRHFRSFKPSNSTPYLPPEVEEGNIEYKLKLVDPTPSRFEHLVTQMKWRLQEGRGEAVYQIGVEDNGMLVGLSEDEMKASLTTLHKMAEKVGADITILRHAEVDYDTDRPLTIAEALIRKVPDDQQFLDLRVAVIGNVDSGKSTLLGVLTQGELDNGRGRARLNLFRHLHEIQTGRTSSISFEILGFNSKGEVVNYSESRTAEEICESASKMITFIDLAGHHKYLKTTIFGLTSYYPDFAMLVVSANTGIAGTTREHLGLAMALKVPIFIVISKVDLCTRAAVERTVRQLERVLKQPGCNKVPMVVASTDDAVAAAQQFAQSPNITPVFTVSSVSGENLDLLKVFFNIIPPLSNSKEQEELMQQLTEFQVDEIYTVPEVGTVVGGTLCSGICREGDDLVVGPTDSGLFHKLTVGSIQRNRSACRVLRAGQAATLALGNFNRTLLRKGMVMVSPEMDPTICWIFEAEIVLLFHSKTFHKGFQVTVHIGNVRQTATVEAVYGKEELRTGEKAGVQFKFLKHPEYLKMGAKVLFREGVTKGIGHVTKLHPIAQYRHVPESDEDEDDD; encoded by the exons ATGGAGGAGCGGGTTTCCGAGTTGTTTGCCTCAGAAAATGGACACGACGGCTCTCGGACTGAAGTGAACCTGGGCAATGGTTGCGGACGTACCTCCGCCACCAAAAGGGCTTCTGCCAAGAAGAAGAGAGCGAATGGGCGACACTTTCGCAGCTTCAAACCGAGCAACAGCACCCCTTATCTACCACCTGAG GTAGAAGAAGGGAATATCGAGTACAAG CTAAAGCTCGTGGACCCTACGCCGAGTCGATTCGAGCACCTGGTGACGCAAATGAAATGGCGGCTCCAGGAGGGTCGCGGAGAAGCTGTCTACCAGATCGGGGTGGAGGATAACGGCATGTTGGTGGGCCTGTCGGAGGACGAAATGAAGGCGTCCCTCACCACCCTTCATAAGATGGCTGAGAA AGTTGGGGCTGACATCACCATCCTCCGACACGCAGAGGTGGACTACGACACCGATCGGCCTCTCACCATCGCCGAAGCGCTGATACGAAAGGTGCCAGATGACCAGCAG TTCCTGGACCTGCGAGTCGCCGTCATCGGTAACGTGGACTCGGGCAAATCGACTCTGCTGGGCGTTTTGACGCAGGGCGAGCTGGATAATGGACGGGGGAGAGCCAGACTCAACCTCTTCAGGCATCTCCATGAAATCCAGACTGGGCGAACATCTAGCATCAGCTTTGAGATCCTGGGTTTTAACAGTAAAGGAGAA GTTGTGAACTACAGCGAGTCTCGAACGGCAGAGGAGATTTGTGAGAGTGCCTCTAAAATGATCACGTTCATCGATCTGGCGGGTCACCATAAATACTTGAAGACAACCATCTTTGGCCTCACCAGCTACTACCCCGATTTCGCCATGCTTGTCGTCAGTGCAAATACCGGCATTG CTGGCACGACACGGGAACACCTGGGCTTGGCCATGGCCCTGAAGGTGCCCATCTTCATCGTCATCAGCAAAGTGGACCTGTGCACGCGGGCCGCCGTGGAGCGGACTGTACGGCAGCTGGAGCGAGTACTCAAGCAGCCGGGCTGCAACAAGGTGCCCATGGTTGTGGCCAGCACGGACGATGCCGTTGCCGCCGCTCAGCAGTTTGCCCAGTCGCCCAA CATTACACCCGTCTTCACCGTGTCCAGCGTGTCCGGAGAGAATCTGGACCTGCTCAAGGTCTTTTTCAACATCATCCCCCCGCTGAGCAACAGCAAGGAGCAGGAGGAGCTGATGCAGCAGCTCACTGAGTTTCAG GTGGATGAAATCTACACGGTGCCAGAAGTGGGCACTGTGGTGGGCGGGACTTTGTGCAG TGGTATTTGCCGCGAGGGAGATGATCTGGTGGTCGGGCCCACAGACTCGGGGCTGTTCCACAAATTGACCGTCGGGAGCATCCAGAGGAACCGCTCGGCTTGCCGGGTGCTTCGCGCCGGACAGGCTGCCACGCTGGCGCTCGGAAACTTCAACCGCACCTTGCTGCGAAAG GGAATGGTGATGGTGAGTCCAGAGATGGACCCGACCATCTGCTGGATATTTGAGGCTGAGATTGTACTGCTCTTCCACTCCAAGACCTTCCACAAGGGCTTCCAGGTGACCGTGCACATTGGCAACGTGAGGCAGACCGCCACCGTGGAGGCCGTCTATGGCAAG GAGGAGCTGAGGACGGGGGAGAAGGCGGGCGTCCAGTTTAAATTCCTCAAGCATCCCGAGTACCTGAAGATGGGGGCCAAGGTGCTCTTCAGGGAGGGCGTCACCAAGGGCATCGGCCACGTCACCAAGTTGCATCCCATTGCGCAGTATCGCCACGTCCCGGAGAGCGACGAAGATGAAGATGACGACTAG